One Streptomyces sp. NBC_00435 DNA segment encodes these proteins:
- the aroC gene encoding chorismate synthase has protein sequence MSTLRWLTAGESHGPALTAVLEGLPAGVEISTKAVADSLARRRLGHGRGARMAFERDEVTFLGGVRHGFTQGGPVSVQVGNTEWPKWQTVMAADGVDAEVLAGRARNAPLTRPRPGHADLAGMQKYGFDDARPVLERASARETAARVAVGEVARAFLQQAYGITIVSHVVSLGAATAPEGVVPGPGDTERVDADPVRCLDPEASAAMVAEVDLAHENGDTLGGVVEVLAYGLPPGLGSYVHGDRRIDSRLAAALMGIQAIKGVEFGDGFGLARVPGSLAHDEIEQGEDGIRRRTARSGGVEGGMTTGEPLRVRAAMKPIATVPRALATVDVATGEPAVAHHQRSDVCAVPAAAVVAEAMTALVLAHAALEKFGGDSLAETARNHRSYLENLAVR, from the coding sequence TTGAGTACTTTGCGATGGCTCACCGCGGGCGAATCGCACGGCCCCGCCCTCACCGCCGTCCTCGAAGGCCTGCCCGCCGGGGTGGAGATCTCCACCAAGGCGGTCGCCGACTCCTTGGCCCGTCGCCGCCTCGGCCACGGCCGGGGCGCCCGGATGGCCTTCGAGCGGGACGAGGTGACCTTCCTCGGCGGCGTCCGCCACGGCTTCACGCAGGGCGGACCGGTGTCGGTCCAGGTCGGCAACACCGAATGGCCCAAGTGGCAGACGGTGATGGCCGCCGACGGCGTGGACGCGGAGGTGCTGGCGGGCAGGGCGCGCAACGCCCCGCTCACGCGCCCCCGCCCCGGCCACGCCGACCTCGCCGGGATGCAGAAGTACGGATTCGACGACGCCCGGCCGGTGCTGGAGCGGGCCAGCGCCCGCGAGACCGCCGCCCGCGTCGCCGTCGGCGAAGTCGCCCGGGCCTTCCTCCAGCAGGCGTACGGGATCACCATCGTCAGCCACGTCGTCTCGCTCGGCGCGGCCACCGCCCCCGAGGGCGTGGTGCCCGGCCCGGGCGATACCGAACGCGTGGACGCCGATCCGGTGCGCTGCCTCGACCCGGAGGCCTCCGCCGCGATGGTCGCCGAGGTCGACCTGGCCCACGAGAACGGCGACACCCTCGGCGGAGTCGTCGAGGTCCTGGCGTACGGACTCCCGCCGGGCCTGGGCAGTTACGTCCACGGCGACCGGCGCATCGACTCCCGCCTGGCCGCCGCCCTCATGGGCATCCAGGCCATCAAGGGCGTCGAGTTCGGTGACGGCTTCGGCCTCGCCCGGGTCCCCGGCTCCCTCGCCCACGACGAGATCGAGCAGGGCGAGGACGGCATCCGCCGCCGCACCGCCCGCTCCGGCGGCGTCGAGGGCGGCATGACCACCGGCGAGCCGCTGCGGGTGCGTGCCGCGATGAAGCCGATCGCCACCGTGCCGCGCGCGCTGGCCACCGTCGACGTCGCCACCGGTGAACCGGCCGTCGCCCACCACCAGCGCTCCGACGTCTGTGCGGTGCCCGCCGCGGCCGTCGTCGCCGAGGCCATGACGGCGCTGGTCCTCGCCCATGCCGCGCTGGAGAAGTTCGGCGGGGACTCCCTCGCCGAGACCGCCCGCAACCACCGGAGCTACCTCGAGAACCTGGCCGTCCGGTGA